CGCTGAGAAATCGCGATCGCTATCTTTCGGTATCTGCCTTTGCGCCAATTGTGGCTCCCATGCGTTGCGCTTGGGGACAAAAAGCCTTTAATAATTATTTGGGTGCAAATCAGGAACAGTGGCGAGCTTATGATGCGAGTGAGTTGATTCTTAGAGCTGATTGGCAGCGTCCGATTCTGATCGACCAAGGCACAGCAGATAACTTCCTAGAAAATCAACTGAAACCGCAGTTATTTGAGCAAGCCTGTACCCAGGTAGGGCAACCCCTCACCTTGCGAATGCAGTCAGGGTACGACCATAGCTATTACTTCATCGCTACATTCATGGAAGACCATATTCGCCATCATGCCGAGGCTTTGTGGGCATAAAAAAAATCCCCAGCGCAAGGCCAGGGATTAAATTCAGGGTGCATCTACCATTCCTTTCTTCTAGGAAGGGGTGGGTAGCTCCGGAAAAAGTTGAACAACTTTGGTGGAAATGCAGAGTTGAAAGTCGCGATCGCTCTGCTAGCTCGATCCATGCGTTTAACTATGCTGTTGAGGCCGCTTAAAAAAGGCAACCATATCTTTGGCTGCATCACTCACCACAGAAACTAATTCCCAGCCTTGCTCGCCTAATTCTTTCATGTTTCTCCAGCTACCATTAGCTGCCTGGTAAGACCCAGAAGCATTGACGTAAACCGTTATGTACTCAAAGCGCTGCATAGTGTTTGGCTCAATGGCAAGGTTTCTAGCTGGCTCAGAGACAGCTTAAAT
This DNA window, taken from Trichocoleus sp. FACHB-46, encodes the following:
- a CDS encoding DUF4177 domain-containing protein, which translates into the protein MQRFEYITVYVNASGSYQAANGSWRNMKELGEQGWELVSVVSDAAKDMVAFFKRPQQHS